A single genomic interval of Cupriavidus necator harbors:
- a CDS encoding APC family permease gives MSIGAQAPIAPAQPQQQTQSHELQRTLTWKDAFWVTSGVPAGVLFTIGGVSATIGNPAWVIWILAILVGFAQCFVYAEISGLYPHKSGGASVYGALGWVRYSKFVAPVSVWCNWVAWSPMLALGTSLAAGYMLSALFPPDSVINTWQLTLVDLGFVSKGLTLRVNSTFILATAFLLVTFKLQHSGASAAATTQRILGIASLTPLVLIALVPMFTGDMPSTNFLPLLPLTHDGAGAPVLGGWNAAGISTAMGAMFLACWSTFGFETAVCYTREFKDPQKDTFKAIFWSGVLCLFMFIAVPIAFQGSLGLSGMLEPAIVDGSGVGAAMAKFVGGGAVVFNVIVVMLVLAILLIVMTSMMGSSRTLYQASVDGWLPRYLSHVNEHGSPTRAMWTDLVFNLFLLLMSNYMAVLSISNVCYMIFVFLNLQSGWIHRMDRPDWARPYKCKNWLLALGAFFGFFDLAFVGAGANFQGEHTLRNGLIAALLIVPVFVYRHYIQDKGRFPESMRRDMELPNARAGVLPYVALVVGGLVVWIAARLTVIT, from the coding sequence CTGTCGATCGGCGCGCAGGCGCCGATCGCCCCCGCCCAACCGCAGCAGCAAACCCAATCGCATGAACTGCAGCGCACCCTGACCTGGAAGGATGCCTTCTGGGTCACCAGCGGCGTGCCCGCGGGCGTGCTCTTCACCATCGGCGGCGTGTCCGCCACCATCGGCAACCCGGCCTGGGTGATCTGGATCCTCGCCATCCTGGTCGGCTTTGCGCAGTGCTTCGTCTATGCCGAGATCTCGGGCCTGTATCCGCACAAATCCGGCGGCGCCTCGGTGTATGGCGCGCTCGGCTGGGTGCGCTACAGCAAGTTTGTCGCACCGGTCTCGGTGTGGTGCAACTGGGTGGCCTGGTCGCCGATGCTGGCGCTGGGCACCAGCCTCGCCGCCGGCTACATGCTGAGCGCGCTGTTCCCGCCCGATTCGGTCATCAACACCTGGCAACTGACACTGGTGGACCTGGGCTTTGTCAGCAAAGGCCTGACGCTGCGGGTGAACTCCACCTTCATCCTGGCCACCGCCTTCCTGCTGGTCACCTTCAAGCTGCAGCACAGCGGCGCCTCGGCCGCGGCCACCACGCAGCGCATCCTGGGCATTGCCTCGCTGACGCCGCTGGTGCTGATCGCGCTGGTGCCGATGTTCACCGGCGACATGCCGTCCACCAACTTCCTGCCGCTGCTGCCGCTGACCCATGACGGCGCCGGCGCCCCGGTGCTGGGCGGCTGGAACGCCGCCGGCATCAGCACCGCCATGGGCGCGATGTTCCTGGCGTGCTGGTCGACCTTCGGCTTCGAGACCGCGGTCTGCTACACCCGCGAGTTCAAGGATCCGCAGAAGGACACCTTCAAGGCGATCTTCTGGTCCGGCGTGCTGTGCCTGTTCATGTTCATCGCGGTGCCGATCGCCTTCCAGGGCTCGCTGGGCCTGTCGGGCATGCTGGAACCGGCCATCGTCGACGGCTCCGGCGTGGGCGCGGCCATGGCCAAGTTCGTCGGCGGCGGCGCGGTGGTGTTCAACGTGATCGTGGTGATGCTGGTGCTGGCGATCCTGCTGATCGTGATGACCTCGATGATGGGTTCGTCGCGCACGCTGTACCAGGCCTCGGTCGACGGCTGGCTGCCGCGCTACCTCTCGCACGTGAACGAGCACGGCTCGCCCACGCGCGCGATGTGGACGGACCTGGTGTTCAACCTGTTCCTGCTGCTGATGTCGAACTACATGGCAGTGCTGTCGATCAGCAACGTCTGCTACATGATCTTCGTGTTCCTGAACCTGCAGTCGGGCTGGATCCACCGCATGGACCGCCCGGACTGGGCCCGCCCGTACAAGTGCAAGAACTGGCTGCTGGCACTGGGCGCGTTCTTCGGCTTCTTCGACCTGGCCTTCGTCGGCGCCGGCGCCAACTTCCAGGGCGAGCACACGCTGCGCAACGGCCTGATCGCCGCGCTGCTGATCGTGCCGGTGTTCGTGTACCGCCACTACATCCAGGACAAGGGCCGCTTCCCCGAGTCGATGCGCCGCGACATGGAGCTGCCCAATGCGCGCGCCGGCGTGCTGCCCTACGTGGCGCTGGTCGTCGGCGGGCTGGTGGTGTGGATCGCCGCCAGGCTGACGGTGATCACCTGA
- a CDS encoding PDR/VanB family oxidoreductase, whose product MTDTLRVRVGRVEPLAAGIKRFTLQPCDGGALPAFDSGSHVVVHMDGGRLRNAYSLTSTLGEPGHYQIAVRLEEASRGGSRYMHEQVGEGDELHIGAPGNLFSLDHGAGRHLLIAGGIGITPFMTHIQALAARGAAFELHYCFRNARSTAFLDVLPATLQPGQLHLYESDSGTMLDLAALIAAQPADTHVYVCGPAPLNDAVVNAARAAGWDAGRIHFEQFRNEVDATGGAFEAVLQKSGLTLQVGADEPLLRAIEKAGIKVDCMCREGICGSCETTILEGQADHRDQYLSDAEKAAQKTMMLCVSRCKGQRLVLDL is encoded by the coding sequence ATGACTGACACGCTCCGCGTGCGCGTCGGCCGCGTCGAGCCGCTGGCCGCCGGCATCAAGCGCTTCACCCTGCAACCCTGCGACGGCGGCGCGCTGCCCGCCTTCGACAGCGGCAGCCACGTGGTCGTCCATATGGACGGCGGCCGGCTGCGCAACGCCTATTCGCTGACCAGCACGCTGGGCGAGCCCGGCCACTACCAGATCGCAGTGCGGCTGGAAGAGGCTTCGCGCGGCGGCTCGCGCTATATGCACGAGCAGGTCGGCGAAGGCGACGAACTGCATATCGGCGCGCCCGGCAACCTGTTCAGCCTGGACCACGGCGCCGGCCGCCACCTGCTGATCGCCGGCGGCATCGGCATCACGCCGTTCATGACGCATATCCAGGCGCTGGCCGCGCGCGGCGCGGCGTTCGAACTGCACTACTGCTTCCGCAACGCCCGTTCCACCGCCTTCCTGGACGTGCTGCCCGCCACGCTGCAGCCCGGCCAGCTTCACCTGTACGAGAGCGACAGCGGCACCATGCTCGACCTCGCCGCGCTGATCGCCGCGCAGCCTGCCGACACGCACGTCTATGTCTGCGGCCCGGCGCCGCTGAACGACGCCGTGGTCAACGCCGCGCGCGCCGCGGGCTGGGACGCGGGCCGCATCCACTTCGAGCAGTTCCGCAACGAGGTCGACGCCACCGGCGGCGCCTTCGAGGCCGTGCTGCAGAAAAGCGGGCTGACGCTGCAGGTCGGCGCCGACGAGCCGCTGCTGCGCGCCATCGAGAAGGCGGGCATCAAGGTAGACTGCATGTGCCGCGAAGGCATCTGCGGCTCCTGCGAGACCACCATCCTGGAAGGGCAGGCCGATCACCGCGACCAGTACCTGTCGGATGCCGAAAAGGCTGCGCAGAAGACGATGATGCTGTGCGTGTCGCGCTGCAAGGGCCAGCGGCTGGTGCTGGATCTCTGA
- a CDS encoding SRPBCC family protein has product MASSTDRIERSILLAAPIERVWHALADADTFGSWFGVKFDGVTFAPGQRAVGSITYPGYEYLKFDVEVERMEPPRLLSWRWHPAPMERGRDYSAEPPTLVVFELKEAEGGTLLTVVESGFDQIPPERRMEAFRMNSGGWDGQMENIRKHVSGAA; this is encoded by the coding sequence ATGGCTTCATCCACCGACCGCATCGAGCGCAGCATCCTGCTGGCCGCCCCCATCGAACGCGTCTGGCATGCACTGGCCGACGCCGACACCTTCGGCAGCTGGTTTGGCGTGAAATTCGACGGCGTGACCTTCGCCCCAGGCCAGCGTGCCGTGGGCAGCATCACCTATCCCGGTTATGAATACCTGAAGTTCGACGTAGAGGTCGAGCGCATGGAACCACCGAGGCTGCTGTCCTGGCGCTGGCATCCGGCGCCGATGGAGCGCGGCCGCGACTATTCGGCCGAACCGCCCACGCTGGTGGTGTTCGAGTTGAAGGAAGCCGAAGGCGGCACGCTGCTGACCGTGGTCGAATCCGGCTTCGACCAGATCCCGCCCGAACGCCGCATGGAAGCCTTCCGCATGAACAGCGGCGGCTGGGACGGGCAGATGGAAAACATCCGCAAGCATGTCAGCGGCGCAGCCTGA
- a CDS encoding ArsR/SmtB family transcription factor — MSAAQPETPPALELRDAATVFAALGDETRLRLVAALCAGGALSIAQLTAGSAMTRQAVTKHLQVLAQAGLVRDSRAGRERLWQFEPGQVEAARRSLEAIGRQWDFALAKLKLAVEAEH, encoded by the coding sequence ATGTCAGCGGCGCAGCCTGAAACCCCGCCCGCGCTCGAACTGCGCGATGCGGCGACCGTCTTCGCCGCGCTTGGCGACGAAACCCGGCTGCGGCTGGTGGCAGCGCTGTGCGCGGGCGGCGCGCTGTCGATCGCGCAGCTGACCGCGGGCAGCGCCATGACGCGCCAGGCGGTCACCAAGCACCTGCAGGTGCTGGCGCAGGCCGGGCTGGTGCGCGACAGCCGCGCCGGCCGCGAGCGCCTGTGGCAGTTCGAGCCCGGCCAGGTCGAAGCCGCGCGCCGGTCGCTGGAAGCGATCGGGCGGCAATGGGATTTTGCGCTGGCAAAGCTGAAGCTGGCGGTGGAAGCCGAGCATTGA
- a CDS encoding efflux RND transporter periplasmic adaptor subunit, which yields MADHDLSRLKIDRSAAAAGAGIRPRRRWLRYAVIALAVLALAGIAMKLAGPQAVQTATVTSAYPTQNFTVLNATGYVVPQRKAAVASKAQGRLEWLGVLEGSRVKKDEIIARLESKDVAASFAQAQAQVQVAQANLALQQAELKDAEVNLRRSKILIVPNAISRTQYDADVARFDKARASVNSSRAAIASAQANARAAEVAVEQTVVRAPFDGVVLVKHANVGDNITPFSAAADTKGAIVTIADMETLEVEADVAESNIGKIRANQPCELLLDALPGLRLAGQVSRIVPTVDRSKATVLVKVRFVDRDARVLPDMSAKIAFLSRTASAQDRQPVVAVQPAAVVTRQGRELAYVVKDGRAHEVQVKTGDKLGELVAVQGVKPGDVLVLSPADNLGDGDRITVAKP from the coding sequence GTGGCTGACCACGACCTGTCCAGGCTGAAAATCGACCGGAGCGCCGCCGCGGCCGGCGCCGGCATCCGCCCCCGGCGCAGGTGGCTGCGCTATGCAGTGATCGCGCTGGCCGTGCTGGCCCTGGCCGGCATCGCCATGAAGCTGGCCGGGCCGCAGGCGGTGCAGACCGCCACCGTCACCTCCGCCTATCCCACGCAGAATTTCACCGTGCTCAATGCCACCGGCTATGTCGTGCCGCAGCGCAAGGCGGCGGTCGCGTCCAAGGCGCAGGGCCGGCTGGAATGGCTGGGCGTGCTGGAAGGCTCGCGCGTGAAGAAGGACGAGATCATCGCACGGCTGGAGAGCAAGGACGTCGCCGCCTCGTTCGCGCAGGCCCAGGCACAGGTCCAGGTGGCGCAGGCCAACCTGGCGCTGCAGCAGGCCGAGCTGAAGGACGCCGAGGTGAACCTGCGCCGCTCGAAGATCCTGATCGTGCCGAACGCCATCTCGCGCACCCAGTACGACGCCGACGTGGCGCGCTTTGACAAGGCGCGGGCCTCGGTCAACAGTTCGCGCGCGGCGATCGCCTCGGCCCAGGCCAATGCCCGCGCGGCCGAGGTCGCGGTGGAGCAGACCGTGGTGCGCGCGCCCTTCGATGGCGTGGTACTGGTCAAGCATGCCAACGTGGGCGACAACATCACGCCCTTCTCTGCCGCCGCCGACACCAAGGGCGCGATCGTGACCATCGCCGACATGGAGACGCTGGAGGTGGAAGCCGATGTCGCCGAATCCAATATCGGCAAGATCCGCGCCAACCAGCCGTGCGAGCTGCTGCTGGATGCGCTGCCGGGATTGCGGCTGGCGGGGCAAGTGTCGCGCATCGTGCCGACGGTGGACCGCTCCAAGGCCACCGTGCTGGTCAAGGTGCGCTTTGTCGACCGCGATGCGCGCGTGCTGCCGGACATGAGCGCCAAGATCGCCTTCCTGTCGCGCACCGCCTCGGCGCAGGACCGCCAGCCGGTGGTGGCGGTGCAGCCCGCCGCCGTGGTCACGCGCCAGGGCCGGGAGCTGGCCTATGTGGTGAAGGACGGCCGTGCGCATGAGGTGCAGGTCAAGACCGGCGACAAGCTGGGCGAACTGGTGGCCGTGCAGGGCGTCAAGCCCGGCGACGTGCTGGTGCTGTCGCCGGCCGACAATCTCGGCGACGGCGACCGCATCACCGTGGCCAAGCCGTAG
- a CDS encoding ABC transporter ATP-binding protein, protein MSAAPLVQISHLAKSYRRGVQTVPVLTDISLDIGEGEFVALMGPSGSGKSTLLNLIAGIDRPDSGTLHVAGLDITRLPEAELADWRAANVGFIFQFYNLMPVLTAFENVELPLMLTSLPRAERRARVELVLDMVNLADRMSHYPSELSGGQQQRVAIARALITDPALIVADEPTGDLDRTSAAEILAMMQRLNADAGKTIIMVTHDAHAAAAAGSLVHLEKGELIRGEIA, encoded by the coding sequence ATGAGCGCAGCACCGCTGGTGCAGATCAGCCACCTCGCCAAATCCTACCGGCGCGGCGTGCAGACCGTGCCGGTGCTGACCGATATTTCGCTCGATATCGGCGAAGGCGAATTTGTTGCGCTGATGGGACCGTCGGGCTCGGGCAAGAGCACGCTGCTGAACCTGATCGCCGGCATCGACCGGCCCGACAGCGGCACGCTGCATGTGGCGGGGCTGGACATCACGCGGCTGCCGGAGGCCGAGCTGGCCGACTGGCGCGCCGCCAATGTCGGCTTTATCTTCCAGTTCTATAACCTGATGCCGGTGCTGACCGCGTTCGAGAACGTGGAGCTGCCGCTGATGCTGACCAGCCTGCCACGTGCGGAGCGTCGTGCGCGCGTGGAACTGGTGCTGGACATGGTCAACCTGGCCGACCGCATGAGCCACTACCCGTCGGAGCTGTCGGGCGGCCAGCAGCAGCGCGTGGCGATTGCGCGCGCGCTGATCACCGACCCCGCGCTGATCGTCGCCGACGAGCCCACCGGCGACCTCGACCGCACCTCCGCCGCCGAGATCCTGGCGATGATGCAGCGGCTCAATGCCGATGCCGGCAAGACCATCATCATGGTCACGCACGATGCCCACGCCGCGGCCGCGGCCGGGTCGCTGGTGCACCTGGAGAAGGGAGAGTTGATCCGTGGCGAGATTGCCTAA
- a CDS encoding ABC transporter permease: MYALKLITRNALRHKLRTTLTVFGLVIAVLAFGLLQTVIDAWYAGASAASSARLVTRNAISLVFPLPLSYESRIRGVDGVTSVARSNWFGGVYRDPKNFFAQFAVSDNYLDLYPEFIVPDQQRADYQRDRKGALVGRQLADQFGFKLGDVVPIKGTIYPGTWEFVVRGIMEGRDESTITRQMVFHWEYLNETVRKRTPRQADQVGVFVLGVDNPDNTAAISRNVDAVFRNSLAETLTETEQAFQLGFVAMSNQIIAAIRVVSYVVIVIIMAVMANAMAMSARERTVEYATLKALGFGPGFLALLVFGESLAICVAGGALGMLATPPVASAFKQAVGGVFPVFTVSPQTMQLQAACALAVGVFAGIVPAVQAARVRIVEGLRAIG, from the coding sequence ATGTACGCACTCAAGCTGATCACCCGCAACGCGCTGCGGCACAAGCTGCGCACCACGCTGACGGTGTTCGGGTTGGTGATCGCGGTACTGGCGTTCGGGCTGCTGCAGACGGTGATCGATGCCTGGTATGCGGGCGCGTCTGCAGCATCCAGCGCGCGGCTGGTCACGCGCAATGCGATCTCGCTGGTGTTTCCGCTGCCGCTGAGCTACGAAAGCCGCATCAGGGGCGTCGACGGCGTGACCTCGGTGGCGCGCTCCAACTGGTTCGGCGGCGTCTACCGCGATCCCAAGAACTTCTTCGCGCAGTTCGCGGTATCCGATAACTACCTCGACCTCTATCCGGAATTCATCGTGCCCGACCAGCAGCGCGCCGACTACCAGCGCGACCGCAAGGGCGCGCTGGTCGGGCGCCAGCTGGCCGACCAGTTCGGCTTCAAGCTTGGCGACGTGGTCCCGATCAAGGGCACCATCTACCCCGGCACCTGGGAGTTCGTGGTGCGCGGCATCATGGAAGGGCGCGACGAGAGCACCATCACGCGCCAGATGGTGTTCCACTGGGAATACCTGAACGAGACCGTGCGCAAGCGCACCCCGCGCCAGGCCGACCAGGTCGGCGTCTTTGTGCTGGGCGTGGACAACCCCGACAACACCGCCGCGATCTCGCGCAATGTCGATGCGGTGTTCCGCAATTCACTGGCGGAGACGCTGACCGAGACCGAGCAGGCCTTCCAGCTGGGCTTTGTCGCCATGTCCAACCAGATCATCGCGGCGATCCGCGTGGTGTCCTACGTGGTGATCGTGATCATCATGGCGGTGATGGCCAATGCCATGGCGATGAGCGCACGCGAGCGCACCGTGGAATACGCCACGCTCAAGGCGCTGGGCTTCGGCCCCGGCTTCCTGGCGCTGCTGGTGTTCGGCGAGTCGCTGGCGATCTGCGTGGCCGGCGGCGCGCTCGGCATGCTGGCGACGCCGCCGGTGGCAAGCGCCTTCAAGCAGGCCGTTGGCGGCGTGTTCCCGGTCTTCACCGTGTCGCCCCAGACCATGCAGCTGCAGGCGGCCTGCGCGCTGGCGGTGGGCGTCTTTGCCGGCATCGTGCCGGCGGTGCAGGCTGCGCGCGTGCGCATCGTCGAGGGCCTGCGGGCCATCGGCTAG
- a CDS encoding ABC transporter permease, whose protein sequence is MAIPLTYIARNLWARRLTTALTAGGLALVVFVFATMLMLDAGLKKTLVTTGEQNNVVLIRKGAETEIQSSVNRDQASIMEMHPAVAMSGAGRPLASREAVVLISLTKTSTGQPSNVVIRGISPPGMDLRPQVRLVTGRMFRPGSSEIIVGSSIAGGFAGVQIGEHLRFAQRDWTVVGHFDAGGSGFDSEIWGDVDQLMQSFRRNAYSSMVVRLADSALFDRFRADIDVDPRLADEAKREQAFYSDQSKALSSFIKILGFTLSTIFSVAAMIGAMITMYASVANRVAEIGTLRALGFKRVNVLTAFLIEAALLGLVGGIAGLACATLMQFASFSTTNFQTFADLSFRFILTPAIALQTLAFSMVMGLAGGFLPAVRAARMNIVDALRAR, encoded by the coding sequence GTGGCGATCCCGCTGACCTATATCGCGCGCAACCTGTGGGCCAGGCGCCTGACCACCGCGCTGACCGCGGGCGGGCTGGCGCTGGTGGTGTTCGTCTTTGCCACCATGCTGATGCTGGACGCCGGCCTGAAGAAGACCCTGGTCACCACCGGCGAGCAGAACAACGTGGTGCTGATCCGCAAGGGCGCCGAGACCGAGATCCAGAGCTCGGTCAACCGCGACCAAGCCAGCATCATGGAGATGCACCCGGCCGTGGCCATGAGCGGCGCTGGCCGGCCGCTGGCCTCGCGCGAGGCGGTGGTGCTGATCTCGCTTACCAAGACCAGCACCGGGCAGCCGTCCAACGTCGTGATCCGCGGCATCTCGCCGCCGGGCATGGACCTGCGCCCGCAGGTGCGGCTGGTGACCGGACGCATGTTCCGGCCGGGCTCGTCCGAGATCATCGTCGGCAGCAGCATCGCCGGCGGCTTTGCCGGGGTGCAGATCGGCGAGCACCTGCGCTTTGCCCAGCGCGACTGGACCGTGGTCGGCCACTTCGACGCCGGCGGCAGCGGCTTCGACTCCGAGATCTGGGGCGACGTGGACCAGCTGATGCAGTCGTTCCGGCGCAATGCGTATTCGTCGATGGTGGTGCGGCTGGCGGATTCGGCGCTGTTCGACCGCTTTCGCGCCGATATCGACGTCGACCCGCGGCTGGCCGACGAGGCCAAGCGCGAGCAGGCCTTCTACAGCGACCAGTCCAAGGCGCTGTCCAGCTTTATCAAGATCCTCGGCTTCACGCTGTCCACCATCTTTTCGGTCGCGGCGATGATCGGCGCCATGATCACCATGTACGCCTCGGTGGCCAACCGCGTGGCGGAGATCGGCACGCTGCGCGCGCTGGGTTTCAAGCGCGTCAACGTGCTGACCGCCTTCCTGATCGAAGCCGCGCTGCTGGGGCTGGTGGGCGGCATCGCAGGCCTTGCGTGCGCCACGCTGATGCAGTTCGCGTCGTTCTCGACCACCAACTTCCAGACCTTCGCGGACCTCTCGTTCCGCTTCATCCTGACCCCGGCCATCGCGCTGCAGACGCTGGCGTTCTCGATGGTGATGGGGCTGGCGGGCGGATTCCTGCCGGCGGTGCGGGCGGCGCGAATGAATATCGTGGACGCGTTGCGGGCGCGCTGA
- the gltS gene encoding sodium/glutamate symporter, which yields MNLDLLGSLLTAVVVLLIGTLVNRSVGVLSRYNIPDPVTGGLLFAIIASVALAAANFRVVIDPGMKPVLLLMFFGGVGLCADLRMLRRGGKALVIFLIILLPYILVQNVVGVAMARTLDLHPIFGLVSGSITLVGGHGTGAAYAERFAEVNNLQAVMDLSMTVATIGLIVGGIIGGPVAQYLISRYKLRSTAREAGDTEEEAAAVSPITTVGALASLAGILAAVIGGRWIAAQMPTGAITIPGFLWCMMLGIAIRNLLPFAGVRFDDRATDLITNICLSLFLVMTMMALDLAEVALSAGPFLLIIAMQVVFIILYVVLVCFRFMGGDYEAAVTSAAFIGFNMGSTATAMANMRAITSRYGPAPTSYLITPLAGAFFVDLMNAFVLTMLLALPLIGG from the coding sequence ATGAACCTCGACCTGCTGGGCTCGCTGCTGACTGCCGTCGTGGTGCTGCTGATCGGCACGCTGGTCAACCGCAGCGTCGGCGTGCTGTCGCGCTACAACATTCCCGACCCTGTCACCGGCGGCCTGCTGTTCGCGATCATCGCCTCGGTGGCGCTGGCGGCAGCGAACTTCCGCGTGGTGATCGATCCCGGCATGAAGCCGGTGCTGCTGCTGATGTTCTTCGGCGGCGTCGGGCTCTGCGCCGACCTGCGCATGCTCAGGCGCGGCGGCAAGGCGCTGGTGATCTTCCTCATCATCCTGCTGCCCTACATCCTGGTGCAGAACGTGGTGGGCGTGGCCATGGCCAGGACGCTGGACCTGCATCCCATCTTCGGGCTGGTGAGCGGCTCGATCACGCTGGTGGGCGGCCACGGCACCGGCGCCGCCTATGCCGAGCGCTTTGCCGAGGTCAACAACCTGCAGGCGGTGATGGACCTGTCGATGACAGTGGCCACCATCGGCCTGATTGTGGGCGGCATCATCGGCGGCCCGGTGGCGCAGTACCTGATCTCGCGCTACAAGCTGCGCTCGACCGCGCGCGAGGCCGGCGACACCGAGGAAGAAGCCGCCGCGGTTTCCCCCATCACCACCGTGGGCGCGCTGGCCTCGCTGGCCGGCATCCTGGCCGCGGTGATCGGCGGGCGCTGGATCGCCGCGCAGATGCCCACCGGCGCCATCACCATCCCCGGCTTCCTGTGGTGCATGATGCTCGGCATCGCCATCCGCAACCTGCTGCCCTTTGCCGGCGTGCGCTTTGACGACCGCGCCACCGACCTGATCACCAATATCTGCCTGTCGCTGTTCCTGGTGATGACCATGATGGCGCTGGACCTGGCCGAGGTGGCGCTGTCCGCCGGCCCCTTCCTGCTGATCATCGCCATGCAGGTGGTCTTCATCATCCTGTATGTGGTGCTGGTGTGCTTCCGCTTCATGGGGGGTGACTACGAGGCTGCGGTCACCTCGGCCGCCTTTATCGGCTTCAACATGGGGTCGACCGCCACCGCCATGGCCAATATGCGCGCCATCACGTCCCGCTACGGGCCGGCACCCACCAGCTATTTGATCACGCCGCTGGCCGGCGCGTTCTTCGTCGACCTGATGAACGCCTTCGTGCTGACCATGCTGCTGGCGTTGCCGCTGATCGGAGGCTGA
- a CDS encoding TAXI family TRAP transporter solute-binding subunit has protein sequence MRRALFTLLIALVASAWLAGCGGGPPADGIRAGINERLAQALPPGTVELAGLDRRGSQADTKAPAGETRRVVYFDAELKLLRDYDFGAWDSPGVAGLVSALGAGPRGITGITSGGNKAGDIIRAHGTALYRRDGERWVGVLPAGYRPAEAPTVATDAQRGPAAILDAMRKVIESVQKDASPAQRAVIEQELTTAHANIRARLARVNEGYAIAAGAEHGQYLRFAKALVDGARVRAMPLVTHGGEENLRLLRAGKVSVALAQGDAALEAYEGKGVFAADGPQASLRAIGSLYPEPVHVLVRDADPARSVSELRGKRIAVGERGSASRVTALRVLAAHGLTDKDFKAEEVGLGTGLVALRQKQVDAVIQVIGVPADSIRDALGEMPLRLLPLDERVITAMVGQKAGYFRATIAPGTYPGLHTPVRTIATAAILVTGPDLSDTEVAELTRLVYRHGRDFVARGSAQGAQIAVATAREGLMIPQHLAAAKALDALATPGIPPAKPGGTPAKPVATPAASGARAQ, from the coding sequence ATGCGCCGCGCCCTCTTCACCCTCCTCATTGCCTTGGTGGCCAGCGCCTGGCTGGCAGGCTGCGGCGGCGGCCCGCCCGCCGACGGCATCCGCGCCGGCATCAACGAGCGGCTGGCGCAGGCGCTGCCGCCGGGCACGGTGGAACTGGCCGGCCTGGACCGGCGCGGCTCGCAGGCAGACACCAAGGCCCCGGCCGGTGAAACCCGCCGCGTGGTGTACTTCGATGCGGAACTGAAACTGCTGCGCGACTACGACTTCGGCGCCTGGGACTCGCCCGGCGTGGCCGGGCTGGTGTCGGCGCTGGGCGCGGGCCCGCGCGGCATCACCGGCATCACCAGCGGCGGCAACAAGGCCGGCGACATCATCCGCGCGCATGGCACGGCGCTGTACCGGCGCGACGGCGAGCGCTGGGTCGGCGTGCTGCCGGCCGGCTACCGCCCCGCTGAAGCCCCGACCGTCGCCACCGATGCGCAAAGGGGCCCGGCGGCGATCCTGGACGCGATGCGCAAGGTGATCGAGTCCGTGCAGAAGGATGCCTCGCCGGCGCAGCGCGCCGTGATCGAGCAGGAGCTGACCACCGCGCACGCCAACATCCGCGCGCGGCTGGCACGGGTCAACGAGGGCTATGCCATTGCCGCCGGCGCCGAACACGGCCAGTACCTGCGCTTCGCGAAGGCGCTGGTGGACGGGGCACGCGTGCGCGCGATGCCGCTGGTCACGCACGGCGGAGAAGAGAACCTGCGGCTGCTGCGCGCCGGCAAGGTCTCGGTGGCGCTGGCGCAGGGCGATGCGGCGCTGGAAGCCTACGAGGGCAAGGGCGTGTTTGCCGCCGACGGCCCGCAAGCCTCGCTGCGCGCCATCGGCAGCCTCTACCCCGAGCCCGTGCACGTGCTGGTGCGCGACGCCGATCCCGCCCGCTCGGTGTCAGAGCTGCGCGGCAAGCGCATCGCCGTGGGCGAGCGCGGCTCAGCCTCGCGCGTGACCGCGCTGCGTGTGCTGGCTGCGCATGGCCTGACCGACAAGGACTTCAAGGCCGAGGAAGTTGGGCTGGGCACCGGGCTGGTGGCGCTGCGCCAGAAGCAGGTCGACGCGGTGATCCAGGTGATCGGCGTGCCGGCCGACAGCATCCGCGACGCGCTCGGCGAAATGCCGCTGCGGCTGCTGCCGCTGGACGAACGGGTCATCACCGCGATGGTCGGGCAGAAGGCGGGCTATTTCCGCGCCACCATCGCGCCGGGCACCTATCCCGGCCTGCACACGCCGGTGCGCACCATCGCCACGGCGGCGATCCTGGTGACCGGGCCGGACCTGTCCGATACCGAAGTGGCCGAGCTGACGCGGCTGGTCTACCGCCACGGGCGCGACTTTGTCGCCCGCGGCAGCGCCCAGGGCGCGCAGATTGCCGTGGCAACGGCGCGTGAAGGGCTGATGATCCCGCAGCATCTGGCGGCGGCCAAGGCGCTGGACGCGCTGGCGACACCCGGCATTCCGCCCGCCAAGCCCGGCGGAACGCCCGCGAAGCCCGTTGCAACGCCTGCGGCTTCGGGCGCCCGTGCGCAGTAA